The Fusobacterium varium genome contains a region encoding:
- a CDS encoding plasmid replication initiation protein, protein MGEIIKYHNDMNKVSFAGFKEKELDLFFSICQKMKEKGTNEVIFSFAELRQVSQYTNRSVERLYSDLDKVYKKMLELNLKYEDDKEIRRFVLFNRYVIKKEEKIILIKSSEDFEYVLNNLIGNFTKFDLIEFVSLKSIYSKNMFKLLKQWESKKERKFEIEEFRHLLAIPEKYRMSIIDLKVLKPIMAELPRYFPKLKLEKIKTGRKVTELKFTWNFKKENIDIEETQEEIKISEKLNKAIEKAKKNRFITNLFTDENIEKLLNRFEENTLIKGLNACYKDIQKDIKSLNYLIKAIETAAGKKTKKIVVEKEKETDQEKIKPDSKEKVPTVQKIKVLESELKKAYKHYLKKNKLSDNPFTKKAFTMNYEIVEKIELSEKLKKLIKENSITEEDIIDGISAGYEREDVIEILADDRSYKPSPEELQKEYEEFLAWKKWNEEREKQK, encoded by the coding sequence AGTATCATAATGATATGAATAAAGTTAGTTTTGCAGGGTTTAAGGAAAAAGAATTAGACTTATTTTTTTCAATATGTCAAAAGATGAAAGAAAAAGGAACAAATGAAGTTATATTTTCTTTTGCTGAACTTCGCCAAGTTTCACAATATACTAATAGAAGTGTAGAAAGGCTTTATTCTGATTTAGATAAAGTCTATAAAAAAATGTTAGAACTTAATTTAAAATATGAAGATGATAAAGAAATAAGAAGATTTGTTTTATTTAATAGATATGTTATCAAAAAGGAAGAGAAAATCATACTGATAAAATCAAGTGAAGATTTTGAATATGTTTTAAATAATTTAATTGGTAATTTTACAAAATTTGATTTAATTGAATTTGTAAGTTTAAAAAGCATATATTCTAAGAATATGTTTAAGTTATTAAAGCAATGGGAAAGTAAAAAAGAACGTAAATTTGAAATAGAAGAATTTAGGCATTTACTTGCAATACCAGAAAAATATAGAATGTCAATAATAGATTTAAAAGTTTTAAAACCAATTATGGCAGAGTTACCACGATATTTTCCTAAATTAAAACTTGAAAAAATTAAAACAGGAAGAAAAGTAACAGAATTGAAGTTTACTTGGAATTTTAAAAAAGAAAATATAGATATTGAAGAAACTCAAGAAGAAATTAAAATATCTGAAAAATTGAATAAGGCAATAGAAAAAGCTAAAAAGAATAGATTCATAACAAATCTTTTTACAGATGAAAATATAGAGAAACTTCTTAATAGATTTGAAGAAAATACACTTATAAAAGGTTTAAATGCTTGTTATAAGGATATACAGAAAGATATAAAGTCTTTAAATTATCTTATAAAAGCAATAGAAACAGCAGCAGGAAAGAAAACTAAAAAAATTGTAGTTGAGAAGGAAAAAGAAACGGATCAGGAAAAAATCAAACCAGATTCAAAAGAAAAAGTACCTACAGTACAAAAAATAAAAGTATTAGAAAGTGAACTGAAAAAAGCCTACAAACACTATCTTAAAAAAAATAAATTATCTGATAATCCTTTCACTAAGAAAGCTTTTACAATGAATTATGAGATTGTTGAAAAAATTGAATTATCAGAAAAGCTAAAAAAGTTAATAAAAGAAAATTCTATAACAGAAGAAGATATAATAGATGGGATAAGTGCAGGATATGAAAGAGAAGATGTTATTGAAATATTAGCAGATGATAGATCTTATAAACCATCGCCAGAAGAACTTCAAAAAGAATATGAAGAGTTCCTGGCATGGAAAAAATGGAATGAAGAAAGAGAAAAACAAAAGTAA
- a CDS encoding putative DNA-binding protein: MTKKEFIDLYFAKGEFETKADAERKAAAFLNVIEEGLLKGEEITFLGFGKFEVVERAARTCRNPQTGKEMKVEAKKAVKFKAGKALSEKIK, encoded by the coding sequence ATGACTAAAAAAGAATTTATTGATTTATACTTTGCAAAAGGAGAATTTGAAACTAAAGCAGACGCTGAAAGAAAAGCTGCTGCCTTTTTAAATGTTATTGAAGAAGGATTACTAAAAGGAGAAGAAATTACTTTTCTTGGATTTGGAAAATTTGAAGTTGTAGAAAGAGCTGCTAGAACTTGTAGAAATCCTCAAACTGGAAAAGAAATGAAAGTAGAAGCTAAAAAAGCAGTTAAATTTAAAGCTGGTAAAGCTCTTTCAGAAAAAATTAAATAA
- a CDS encoding putative transposase, producing MYDNNSLSHITWNCKYHIIFAPKYRRQVIYGKIKGDIGQILRKLCEFKGVEIIEANACKDHIHMLVSIPPKISISSFMGYLKGKSSLMIFDKHANLKYKYGNRHFWCRGYYVDTVGRNKERIAKYIREQLQEDIANDQLTLKEYIDPFGEKTN from the coding sequence ATGTATGACAATAATAGTCTATCACATATAACATGGAATTGTAAATATCATATCATATTCGCACCAAAATATAGAAGGCAGGTAATATATGGAAAAATCAAAGGAGATATAGGGCAGATATTAAGAAAACTCTGCGAATTTAAAGGAGTAGAAATAATAGAGGCTAATGCCTGTAAAGACCATATACATATGTTGGTAAGTATACCTCCGAAAATAAGCATATCAAGTTTTATGGGATATTTGAAAGGGAAAAGTTCATTGATGATATTTGATAAACATGCAAATTTAAAATATAAATATGGGAATAGACATTTTTGGTGTAGAGGATATTATGTTGATACAGTAGGAAGAAATAAAGAAAGGATCGCAAAATATATAAGAGAACAGTTGCAAGAAGATATAGCAAATGATCAATTGACATTGAAAGAGTATATAGATCCTTTCGGAGAAAAAACAAACTAA
- a CDS encoding putative recombinase: MKYRNTILSKKENEENINFLVNEKNLNTHFILSKSEILRIKKLEKPSHQLGYALQLMYLKNKSINIIDYIEVICIFFDFSTVIYSYFFYQLHDIIFQMGFFTNAIYDTHSEKYYYSIGRVLPMNQNQKGQEVKRLKEKDLENIRKYLGEINKISFLNFINIGVNVGLRISDLAQLRFEMINPNWEVTIKEKKTQKIRTIAFNKTCQKAIKELKAYYKSIGFSTKEGYIFKSLSRYNTKHKIDSPISVNGVSQEFHKLRDMLSIEYPIGSHSLRKTWGYHVYKGTLNIALLMKAFNHSSAEQTLKYIGIEEENITKIYPQFEI; this comes from the coding sequence ATGAAATATAGAAATACAATTCTCTCTAAGAAGGAAAATGAAGAGAATATAAATTTTTTAGTTAACGAAAAAAATTTAAATACCCATTTTATCCTTTCAAAAAGTGAAATTTTAAGAATAAAAAAATTGGAGAAACCTTCTCATCAACTAGGGTATGCCTTGCAACTTATGTATCTAAAGAATAAAAGTATAAACATAATTGACTATATTGAGGTAATCTGTATTTTTTTTGATTTTTCAACTGTTATATACAGCTATTTTTTTTACCAGTTACATGATATAATATTTCAAATGGGATTTTTCACAAATGCTATTTATGATACCCATTCAGAAAAATATTATTATTCTATAGGGAGAGTTTTACCAATGAATCAAAATCAAAAAGGACAAGAAGTAAAAAGACTAAAAGAAAAAGATTTAGAAAATATTAGAAAGTATCTGGGAGAGATTAATAAAATTAGTTTCCTTAATTTTATTAATATTGGGGTAAATGTAGGACTTAGAATTTCTGATCTAGCTCAACTAAGATTTGAAATGATTAATCCTAACTGGGAAGTTACTATAAAAGAAAAGAAAACTCAGAAGATTAGAACTATTGCTTTTAATAAGACTTGTCAAAAAGCTATTAAAGAATTAAAAGCTTATTATAAGTCTATAGGTTTTTCTACAAAAGAAGGTTATATATTTAAGAGCCTTTCACGTTACAATACCAAACATAAAATTGATAGTCCTATTAGTGTTAATGGAGTTAGCCAAGAATTTCATAAGCTACGTGATATGCTTAGTATTGAATATCCTATTGGATCACATTCTCTAAGAAAAACATGGGGATATCATGTATATAAAGGAACTTTAAATATTGCACTTCTAATGAAAGCTTTTAATCACTCTTCAGCAGAACAAACATTAAAGTATATTGGTATTGAAGAAGAAAATATCACTAAAATATATCCTCAATTTGAGATATAA
- a CDS encoding putative transposon resolvase, with translation MKVGYVRVSTVDQNEGRQLVKMKEVKVEKLYIEKVSGKDIEGRPELKNMLEFVREEDTVYVHDFSRLARSTKDLLHITDLLAKKRVNLVSFKENIDTSTPTGKLMLTMIAAINEFERTNLLERQKEGILIAKELGKYKGRKPIPFPENWENVYHSWKTREITGTRAMEMLKLKKTTFYKLLKDWEDIQKGNLNEI, from the coding sequence ATGAAAGTCGGATATGTGAGAGTTTCCACTGTAGATCAAAATGAAGGTCGCCAATTGGTGAAGATGAAAGAGGTCAAAGTGGAAAAACTATATATTGAAAAAGTATCTGGTAAAGATATTGAGGGACGACCTGAACTTAAAAATATGCTAGAGTTTGTTAGAGAAGAAGATACTGTTTATGTCCATGACTTTTCTAGATTAGCTAGATCAACTAAAGATCTTTTGCATATAACAGATCTTTTAGCTAAAAAAAGAGTAAACTTAGTCTCCTTTAAAGAAAATATTGATACATCTACACCTACTGGAAAGCTAATGCTAACTATGATAGCTGCTATAAACGAATTTGAAAGAACTAATCTTTTAGAACGTCAAAAGGAAGGAATATTGATAGCAAAAGAATTAGGAAAGTACAAAGGGCGTAAACCTATCCCTTTTCCAGAAAATTGGGAGAATGTTTATCATAGTTGGAAAACTAGAGAGATTACAGGAACTAGAGCTATGGAAATGCTAAAACTTAAAAAAACAACATTTTATAAGTTACTTAAAGACTGGGAAGATATACAGAAAGGAAACTTAAATGAAATATAG